The Mesomycoplasma hyopneumoniae J genome contains the following window.
TCTTAGACTTGGATTGTTTAGTAGTTTTTCGGTTTCTTATCATAAATGAAGAATTAATTCCCAGAATAAAATTTTAGAAAAACGGGGATTTAAAACAGAAACTCCAAAAATTGACTATGCTTTTATTAAAAAAAAACAGAAAGAACTCTCACTTTTACCTATTTTTTTAGGATTTATTTTTGGATTTTTACTTTTAATTATTAGTCTTCCTTTTTTAATTCAAAATTAATAAAAAAATATAGAAGAAAATTTCCTAGTAAAGTTCTAAAATTATTAAAAAAACAGCATTAAAAACTGCTGTTTTTTTAATAATCCTAATTTTAATATTGGATTATTTATTTAAATTGTTCAAATTTTTTTATACTAAAATAAATTATAAAAGAAGACTGATTAGAAATTTAGAACTATTCAAATCTTTCAAAAAAGTGGCCTAAAAACAATGATAAAAAAATTTCCAAACTTTTTTGTTGCAAAAAAAAAAAAAAAAAGTATAATTTTAATTGTACAAGTTAAATAAATTTTTCACTTATCTTTTTTTATTTTGCAAAACTTTTAAAAAAATTAGATATCTAAATTATATTATATGATTGAGAAAATGAAAAATTTATTTCCTAGAACCAAGATAATTGAGGTTTAA
Protein-coding sequences here:
- a CDS encoding DUF3899 domain-containing protein, which gives rise to MKANFSFFFNSIFRRKLQKRSILALIFWLIFLIIIAVVIIVVQKKAWYDAISICGLLAISLSALGSVLRLGLFSSFSVSYHKWRINSQNKILEKRGFKTETPKIDYAFIKKKQKELSLLPIFLGFIFGFLLLIISLPFLIQN